The Paenibacillus wynnii DNA window GCCGCGGTATGCACCCTGCAGTGCGTAGATCAGTTCTTCTGCCGATACTGTTTTTAACACATAACTAACCGCACCTGCTTCGATGGCATCAACAACTAAATCATCTTCAAGGAAGCTGGTCAAAATCACAATTTTCATCTCCGGGAATTCCTTCAATACAGCCCGGGTAGTCTCTGCACCATTCATCACCGGCATCATTAGATCCATTAGCACCAGATCAGGTAATCCGTCATCCCAACCCTTTCGGAGCATTTCCAGCGCCTTTAATCCATTAGCTGCTTCTCCTATTACTTCAAACATGGGATCAAGCATTAGATAAGTTTTGAGGCCCATCCGAACCATGTCGTGGTCATCCACTAGCAATATTTTAATAGCACTCATTACAACGCCTCCTCTTCCCCGTCTTTCCTTACAGCTACAGCAGCAACCGGCACTTTTTCTTCTTGAACAAATTTTGGAATATGTACACGGATCGTGGTTCCAGCACCCTTGCGGCTTATAATCTCCACCTGACCGCCCAACTTCTCCGCACGTTCACGCATGGTAATCAAGCCGTAGGATCCGTGCTTATTCTGCATAAGCTCAAAACCATGCCCGTCATCGCTGATACTCAGAACGACCTGTCGAGACGCTTCGCGCAACGAAAGACTTACGATCCTCGCTCCTGCATGCTTCACAATATTGGCCATGGCCTCCTGGATAATTAGAAACAGCTGATGCTCAATGGCTTCGGATAATTCTCCTTGCAGCTCCAGCTCTTTCATGCCCTTCAGACCGTTCTGACGACAATAATCCGGGAACCATTTCTCCAGCGCCTCAAAAAGATTTCTACCCTCCAGCTCCACCGGACGCAGCTGCGCAATAAGTGCTCTCATTTGTTTCTGGGCCATTTGGGACATCGTAATCAATTGGTCCATAACCGTCTTACCATGAGCTTCATTTCTTTCCAACACTTTAGGCAGTGATGAGGCTGACATATGAATGGCAAAAAGCTGCTGGCTTACCGTATCATGCAGGTCTCGGGCCATTCGCCGACGTTCCTCCAGAACAGCGCTCTCTGCAGCCTTTTCCTTCTCAATAACCTCTTGTTCGCCTAGACGTTGAAGCAGCTTCATTTTGTTCTCAACCGTATCCATCATGACATTAAATTCGTGATAGACTCTGGCAAAAGACGGATCATCGCTTTCCGGCATACGGACAGAAAGGTTGCCTTTGGCTACCTGCAGCATATTCAGATCAATGTGATCTATCCGCCGCTGAATCCGCTGACTTGCCATGTATCCTAGAACAATGGTGAAAACGATAATACCTGCGCATAAATAGAGCCACATCCGGTAATCGATAACTTTTATATAACCTAGACAACTACCGGCATATATCAATGCCGCCGCAACAACTCCACTAAGGAGGAAATAGATTTGCAGCACCCATTTCGTGTTTTTGAAAAGTGGTCCCATGCTTAACCCACCGTTTTAACCTTTATGTCCCCAATAAAAGCACTAACGGTAATACGGATTTTCTTGCCAGCTTCTTTGTAGTAAGGCGTTCTAAATTGTGCATTACTCATAAAACCGCTGCGTGTCTGCTCCAATACCTGCATATCACCGATAAAAGAACTGCTGTTTACTGAAATGCCTAGATCCATATCATTGGGGATATATACTTTAATGTCTCCGACAAATGCGGAAATGTTAATCTTTGTCTCGCCATAAGGAATTTGCGCATTCGTCAAATCTAAGACTGTATCACCGATAAACTGGGAAAGGTTCGTGTTCTTTAGTTGAAAATGTTCACGTCCCATATGGATATCCCCGATAAAAGCCGAGCGGTTCGTCGAATCTTTATCATCGTTGCCGTTATATTCCTCATTCCAGTGATCATGGTGCCTGCGGGCATGACGCTCCATCCGTTCCTGATGCCTGCGCTCATGCCGTTCACGTTTCTCTCTCCAACGGGATTCTCCTGTGGAATGAAGCTCCGGATCATCCGTGGCTTGATCTTTGCTAAGATAACTTTCCCAATCCGTCTTTCTACCGCTAGTGGAATCAACGTTACCGGCAGGTTTGCCGAACTTTTGCTCGAACTGCTCGTCTAGTGTAGATTCCAGCGGCTTCGGTGGCTCTACATCTAACGGGTCCTTACCCGGATTACCCGGAGGGTAATAACTTGGTGCTGGAGGTACAGGAGGCATAGGCGGGCCGGAATGACGCGGTTTAAAAATTACATATAACCCTCCGCCGATAAGCATTACTGGAATGAACATTCTGAAAAAGTCGCCTGCTGATAGGTCAAACCACCCCAAATTTCGTCCTAGAAAAAATACTCCCATCGCCAGAAAGAATATCCCGCTTATGAATGAAGATCCCTTTGAACCATAATCCTCAGTTCCCAGCAAACGCTTAACACCCATCGCAATTAAAATAACCGGCCAGAAGTTTGAGAAGACATAACCAATACTGAAATCAGTGTATCCCAGCTGTCTTAATAAAAATATGGCGCCGATTCCAATCAGAACCAATCCGCCGATGATCTGGCTCGTAAGTCGTCTTTTCATCTTTCATTTCTCCTTAAACGTTATGTGATTCGTCCTTCTATAATCCTATGACCTTAGTGTACAGCAATAGAAGAATCATAAACAGCGCCGCGAGGTGGAATTTAGTCTCCGTCCCTAGACCGAGAGCGATAAAACTTAGGAGTTGAAAACAAAAAAAACGCCCACACCTTTATGAAGGAGGGGCATTTTCGGGTACTGCATTTACACTGCAGAATTATTATCGTTGAGGCTTTTGGACGGGCTTAGCGGTAGTATTCCCACTTTGCTTCGATCCATCATTCTCAACAGCAAACTCAGCATTGTATTTCTCATTCGGAGTTTTATAGTTTTCTTGAACTTTAGACTTCTTGGCCACGGAATTCACCTCCCATCTTCGAAAGAGGCGTAACATCTGCCCCAGTCCGTATTATGGGATGTGGGAAACGGTATTATGCATGACCAAGTGAAAATAGGTTCAAGCTTCTAGAGCTAAAACTATCCTAAATAATTTCTTCCAATACAGACTGAGGAACCGCATTATACGTCTTGATGGCCTTGCTCAGATCCTTCAGCATCACTTCTGTACATTTCCCGCTGCCGCGTTTGATAAGCTGAACCTCGACTGTCTTTTTGCCCCACTCTTTGTAGACCTGTTTTATTGTAGCAAAATACAAATCAATCTTTCTGCCTTTAATTGCAGATCCCGTATCGGCAACAACCGCGTATCCGTACCCTGGTATATAAAGGATGCTGCCCATCGGCAGAACCTTTGGATCCGCAGCGATGGTAGACAGAGCGTTCTTATCTCTGCGAACTTTAACGCCGGAATAAGTAATACCGTACTCTGGATGGTTTGGATTTTTACCAGTAGATTCATACCCAGCCGTGTAACCCGTCGCCGTCACCTTCATGGTCCGGATAATTTGCTCTGGTCCAGGTGCAGCTACCGGGATAGATATCGGCGTTTTGCTTACACTACTTTTGTTAGCCGTCGAAGTTGCCTTCGGTTTAGGTGAACTTACAGGCTGTGGTGATTTCGTTGCAGCCGGTTTAGCTTTAACAGTATCATGGCTTGCAGCAAGTCCTTGCGTGGTTATTGTATTGCCCGGTGAACCGGCCATCGTTGTTAAACTTTTATATTGCGGCGTATTCATTGCTGTTATTGTGCTGCTTTGCTTACGGATAATCTGTCCAGAGGCAAGCGGCTTAGTCTCTTGTCCCTCAGAATTGGCGTAAACACCGGATGCAGCCAGAAGCAGAGTAATGGTTACCATTACACACCAAAGCCTCTGCCATATGCCCATTTTGTTCATGTGACAAACCTCCCCTTATTAGCGAAGGTTTCCCGTTTCCCAAAATTTTATACATGAAGCTCAAAAATATGTGCTTCACGGGCAATGACAGAGGCTGTAAAAGATTAAGAAATAACGCGTCCAGCAATTTCCTCTACTAATGATTCAATAACCTCTTGCAGCGGCTTCGCCCCGATATCGCCTTCTCCGCGCTTACGAATAGCTACGGTTCCGGCATTCATCTCGTTCTCACCGACTACGAACATGTAAGGCAGCTTTTCCAGCTGAGCTTCCCGTATTTTGTAACCCAGCTTCTCATTACGCAAATCAGCATCAGCAGAAATGCCCCGGCGGCGCAGCTTGTCAGTAACTTCCTTCGCATAATCATCAAAGGCAGTTGAAACTGGAATAACCTTAACCTGTTGTGGTGAAAGCCAAAGTGGCAGTGCACCCGCAAAGTTCTCCAGTAGGAAAGCAACAAAACGCTCCATAGTGCCCAAAATACCGCGGTGCAGAACGACTGGACGATGCTTTTGTCCATCATCACCGACATATTCCAGCTCAAAGCGCTCAGGCAGCAGGAAGTCGATCTGTGCAGTAGATAAAGTCTCTTCTTTACCCAACACTGTCTTAATCTGAACGTCCAGCTTAGGTCCGTAGAACGCTGCTTCACCTTCTGCTTCGTAGAATGGCAGTCCTGCTTCCTCTACAACCTCACGCAGCATGCGTTGTGCAGTCTCCCACATCTCATCATTCTGGAAATACTTTTCAGTATCCTTAGGATCACGGTAGGACAAGCGGAAACGGTAATCATGTATACCGAAATCACTGTAGACCTGCTTGATCAGCTCAATAACACGAGTAAACTCACCCTTTATTTGATCCAGACGACAGAAGATATGTGCATCATTCAATGTCATCGAACGTACACGGTGCAGACCAGTCAAAGCGCCGGACATTTCATAACGGTGCTGAATGCCAAGTTCGGCAATACGGATCGGAAGATCACGGTAGCTGTGCATGGAACTCTTATAAATCATCATGTGATGCGGACAGTTCATTGGGCGAAGAACAAATTCTTCAGTGTCGATTGTCATCTTAGGGAACATGTCATCCTGATAATGTTCCCAGTGTCCGGAAGTTTTGTATAGTTCTACGTTTCCAAGTACCGGTGTATAGACATGCTGGTACCCGAGGCTAGCTTCCAGATCCACGATATAGCGTTCCAGTATGCTCCGTAGCTTTGCACCCCTTGGAAGCCAAATTGGCAAGCCTTGACCCACCAGGTTATTGAAAGTGAAGATTTCCAGCTCTTTGCCGAGCTTGCGGTGATCCCGCTTCTTGGCTTCTTCTAGCAAGCGAAGATGCTCATCCAACTGAGCTTTTTTGATCCAGGCAGTTCCATATACACGCTGCAGCATTTTGTTCTTGCTGTCCCCGCGCCAGTAAGCGCCCGCTACATTCATAAGCTTAAATACTTTGATCTTGGAAGTAGAAGGAACATGCGGACCCCGGCATAAGTCGAAGAATTCGCCCTGCTCATAAATAGAGATCACGCTGTCTTCAGGCAAAGCCTCAATAAGTTCCAGCTTGTAAGGGTCACCCAGTTCACCGAAGATTTCAAGAGCATCCTTACGGCTAACCTCTTTACGTACGATGGGAAGGTTCTCGTTGATGATGCGTTCCATTTCCTTCTCAATCTTCACTAGATCCTCTGGGTTAAGAGGATGCTCCAAATCCATATCGTAGTAGAAGCCGTCCTCAATAACCGGGCCTACGCCCAGGAAAACTTCTTTGGCACCAAACAATCGTCTTACGGCTTGCGCCATAAGGTGAGCCGTACTGTGCCGCATCACTTCTAGACCCTCCGGAGAGTCCAAAGTTACGATTTCAATCAACGCACCTTCTTCAACCGGAGTAGAGAGATCTACAACGATTCCATTCAATTTGCCTGCCGCCGCATTCTTGCGGAGACCGCTGCTGATGGAAGCTGCTACATCTTCGATGCTGCTTCCATCTGCGTATTCCCGGACGGAGCCGTCCGGAAGCTTGATATTTACTGCCATTTCAACTTCCTCCTCTTGGTTTGTAACTGCTGTATTTCTTCATCGGCATCAGCCGCTTAAGTTTTGCGGAACGGAAATATCCACGCATACAAAAAACACCCGTCCCGCAAAGGGACGAGTGTATAGCACCCGTGGTTCCACCCAAATTCGATTCCTCTCTCTTCCCGCCTATAGCGGTGTAGGAGACAGAATCCTTCGTCTACATGGGAATAACGGCCATGAACCGGCGGTTCTTACTGTCCCTTATTAAGCTCTAGCTTCAGGGAGTTCATAACCGCAGCTACAAAGGGGTAAATCGAAATGGGATACCGGAGGAAATTACAGCCTATTGTTTCCTCTCTCTGAACGGTCCTTATGTTCGATTCATGTCTTTGTCGATGCTGTTAACGTGAATTATGAGTAATTATAATTCTGTCTTCGGCGTCCGTCAAGCCTCTCTTGATTTACTCTTCCCGGCGTTTTCTTTCAGGCAAGCGGCCTGCGCGCCTCAAAGACTCACGCAGCAAGTATTCAATGTGTCCGTTTACACTGCGAAATTCCTCTCCTGCCCAGCGCTCGAGCGCCTCATGAAGCTCGGGATCGATCCGCAGCGGAAAGCTTTTCTTAGCCGCCATGATGAACCGCCTAGTACAACGAGCCGGCGTTAATAATCGGGCTCGCTCCACGTTCTGATACGATGGCCACCATGAGATTGTTGATCATAGCCGCTTTACGCTCTTCATCCAGTTCTACGACTCCATCCTCTTTCAGCTTCCTGATGGCCATATCTACCATGCCCACTGCACCTTCAACGATAATTTGACGGGCAGAGAGGATAGCAGATGCTTGTTGGCGTTGGAGCATGGTGCTGGCGATTTCTGTCGAATAGGCCAGATGCGTCAGCCGGGCTTCGATCACCTCGACACCGGATAAGGAAAGGCGATCCTGTAATTCAACTGCCAGCTCTTTGGCGATTTCATCAGCGTTCGCCCGCAGAGACATTCCTGTCTCATTAAAATTATCATACGGATATTTGCTGGCTACATGGCGCAACGCCGTTTCACTCTGAATTTCGACGAAAGCCATATACTTATCAACATCAAAGAGGGCTTTTGCAGAATTAATAACTTTGAACACAATCACGGCTGCAATTTCGATTGGATTACCCTCAACATCGTTAACCTTAAGCTTCACACTGTTGAAGTTCCGGACACGCAGGGAAATGGTCTTGCGAATACTGAACGGCGTAACTGCCCACATTCCGCTTGTGGCGATTGTCCCTACATACTGCCCGAAAAAAGTAACGACCACTGCTTTGTTCGGTTGTACAATTGTAATGCTAGTAAGAAGTACCGTTGCAATAAAGATTAGGATGAGGGGTACAATAACATATTCTTGCGATGCCCCATAAATCCCGCCCCCCAGACAAACTATAAACAAAGCGATAACCCAAAAGCCACTAACCGGATGCAGTATTTTCTCCTTCATATTCGTTGCCTCCAATAAGATATTTATTTGATATGATTATGATATCACTTTTGTATATAAATGTAAATGAGGCGGAAGAAAAATATCACTGCATCCATAGAAGAATCTTTTATACTCTTAAGATTGAGGATGTCAAATTCTCATGATTAAGAGGAGGATGTAAGGCATGAGCGTGAAGGAAAAAGTATTGGAAATTATAAAAACGGCCGGAAGCCCTGTGAGCGCAGGGGAAGTGGAGAAGCTCTCCGGGTTGGACCGTAAAGAAATTGATAAAGCCTTCAAAGAATTGAAACAGGAAAATGCTATAGTGTCTCCTGTTCGTTGTAAGTGGGAAGCGGCACAATAACCCGTAAAATGCAACAACGCCTATCGGTTACGGATCCCTTTACTTTGGGATTCGCGGCCGATAGGCGTTGCTAATTTCTGTATTAGTTCTGCATGATAAAATCATTATCAATCTTCGCATCTGCATCGTTAAATACCCGCAGGATATCGTAACGTGTATTGCGCTGCGCCGGAACTTTACCTGCTTCACGAATGAGTTGGGTAATGGATTCGATGTTAACTTTGTAGACAGCTCCAGCGGAGGAAACAACGTTCTCTTCAATCATGGTACTGCCAAAGTCGTTACAGCCATAATCGAGTGAAAGCTTGCCTACTTCAGGACCCATGGTCACCCAAGAGGACTGGAAGTTCTTGATATTGTCCAGTACAAGCCGACTGATAGCCACTGTCTTCAGGTACTCTTCAGGGGTTTGTCTGTCCAACTTCAGATTGGTATTGTCCGGTTGGAATGTCCAGGAGATAAATGCCAGGAAACCTTCAGAATCATATTTATTGGCGATACATTCATCCTGAGCCTCGCGTACCCGCAGTAAATGCAAAGCCCGCTCCTCCATACTTTCACCCAATCCGATAACCATCGTTGCCGTAGTGTTCATACCGATTTTGTGCGCAGTTTGCATCACGTCCATCCACTCACGCCAGGAGCCTTTCAGGCGGCTGATTTTGCGGCGGGTTCGATCGTCAAGAATTTCCGCACCTCCGCCCGGCAGTGAATCCAGACCGGCAGCATGAATTTCACGTACCACTTCCTCCAGTGAAAGCCCGGACACCTCGACCATTTTCATAATCTCCGCAGGCGAGAAGGAATGCATGGTGATCTCAGGAAAACGTTGCTTAATACCTCTCAGCAGATCTGTATAATAGTTGAATGGCAAGTTGGGGTTGGTACCGCCCTGCATCAGAATTTCTGTACCGTTAACATCAATCGTCTCCTGAATTTTCTGGAAGATCGTTTCATCTGACAGTACATATCCTTCATCCGAACCCGGTTTCCGATAAAATGCACAAAAGCGGCAATACACATCGCACACATTTGTATAGTTGATATTACGACCGATGACAAAGGTTGCCAGAGGGTCCGGATGCCATCGTTTCATTATAATATTGGCAGCTGCACCCATTTTCTCAATCTCATTGCTCTCAAAAAGCCGAACAGTATCTTCTAATTGCAAGCGGTCACCCCGCAGCGCTTTATCCAAAATAAGGTCAATCGCACCCATTCTTCGCAGCCTCCCTCTATGTCCATAACGGTATGATAGATTCCTAAAAAATGCATCACAAATGATTAAACTCGTTATGTCATCGTATCATAATTTGTTCTTCTTTTAAAATAATTTGAAGTTTTCCTCTATATAACGCTCCCACGGCGGATTCAATTGCACTTTTACATCTCATTTGCTCATTTCGAGCTCCCACGGCGGATTCAAAGGTAGTTTTACGCGCTTTGACCAGGTCAGCCCCACCCATAACTAACTTTTTAGACCTATTCAACCTAATAATACGAAGGGGCTGTCCCATCTGTAGAATTAATCTACTTTAGGACAGCCCGCTGGTCTCCACAAATCAATGTTCAATTCGCTGTTCAATTGAAATTCAATTCAAATTCAATTCTTACTGTTGAGCAACTGCCTCTTCTACTTCGGCCTGTGCTGCTTCCAGTGCTTGACCGAGATCGTTAATCAAATCGTTCAAATGCTCGATCCCAACGGAGAATCGGAGTAGCCGGTCATCAACCCCCACCGCATCACGTATTTCCACCGGAATGTCAGCGTGCGTCTGAACGGCTGGATAAGTCATAAGCGACTCAACGCCGCCGAGGCTCTCTGCGAAAGCAATTAATCGGATATGGCGGAGTAGAGGCTCCACGTATCTGGCATCTTTTACTTTAAAAGAAAAGATACCCGTATTGCCCGAGGACTGGCGGTTTTGCACATCATATCCCGGATGATCCGGAAGCCCCGGATGGAATACTTCCGCAATCGCATCGTGGTCCATCAGATAATGAGCCAAGGCCAAGGCATTGCTCTCATGCCGCTCCATGCGAAGCGCCAGTGTCTTCATTCCTCTCATCAACTGATAGCTGTCAGAGGGGCTGAGCACGGCTCCAATGGAGTTATGCAGAATAGCCATTTCAGCTGACAAGGCTTCCCCCTTAGTCACGATAAGTCCAGCCAATACATCGTTATGTCCGCCCAGGTATTTCGTTGCACTGTGAACTACAATATCCGCTCCAAGCTCAATCGGCCGCTGAAAGAAAGGTGTCAGCAACGTATTGTCCACGATGGTGAGCAACTTATGCTGGCTGGCCCACGTACACACAGCCTCGATATCGGTAATCATCATTAATGGATTGGTGGGTGTCTCAATAAATACCGCTTTTGTATTAGGAAGACGTACCTCCTCCAGCGCATTTAGATCATTGGTATCCACATAGGATGCGGTAATTCCAAATCTGGACAATATCCGTTCCAGCAGCCGGTACGTCCCCCCGTAAAGATCGAGTGAGACGATCAGATGATCCCCTTGGCTGAATAAGGCAAACACGGTTTGCAGCGCAGCCATCCCGGAGCTGCACGCAAACCCGGCGTCGCCGGATTCAAGTTCAGCAGAAACATTTTCCAATACGGATCTTGTCGGGTTCTTGGTACGAATATAGTCAAAGCCGGTGCTTTGTCCGAGTCGTGGATGGCGGAATGCAGTGGATTGATAGATGGGATAATTAACGGCCCCCGTTGCCGGGTCTTCCTGCGAACCGATTTGAGCCAATCTGCTTTCAATTCTGAGTTTCTCATCCATGTTATATTAAACCTCCTGGGTATTTTCTAAGTATCCATCTCATTTAAATCATAGGACCAATATCGTAAGGAGTTTCTTGATATACGTAGTAATTAAGCCAATTGGCAAACAATAAGTTAGCATGGGCACGCCAGACTGCGGGCGGTGTCCGCTGCGGGTCATCTTTCGGATAATAATGTTTTGGTAATGGCACTTCCATCCCTTTAGCTACATCACGGTCATACTCCCACTTCAGAGAGAAAGGATCATATTCTGAATGACCGGTTACAAAAATCTGTTTGCCATCATGGGTAGCTACTAAATAGATGCCTGCCTCTTCTGATTCTGCAAGAATCTGTAATTCAGGTATAGCTTCTATATCCGCTCGGGAGACATCTGTATGTCGAGAGTGGGGAACATGAAATAATTCATCAAACCCGCGAAGCAGTTTTACGTTATTGGATGTAACCGTGTGTGGGAATACACCGAAGCATTTCTCATCCAGGCTTTCTTTACGAACACCGAAGTGATGATATAATCCTGCCTGTGCAGCCCAACATATATGCATTGTCGAAGTAACATTTTGTTTACTCCATTCAAAAATCTTTTTCAACTCTTCCCAATAGTTAACATCTTCGAAATCCATCTGCTCTACCGGAGCACCCGTGACAATCAGGCCG harbors:
- the mqnC gene encoding cyclic dehypoxanthinyl futalosine synthase → MGAIDLILDKALRGDRLQLEDTVRLFESNEIEKMGAAANIIMKRWHPDPLATFVIGRNINYTNVCDVYCRFCAFYRKPGSDEGYVLSDETIFQKIQETIDVNGTEILMQGGTNPNLPFNYYTDLLRGIKQRFPEITMHSFSPAEIMKMVEVSGLSLEEVVREIHAAGLDSLPGGGAEILDDRTRRKISRLKGSWREWMDVMQTAHKIGMNTTATMVIGLGESMEERALHLLRVREAQDECIANKYDSEGFLAFISWTFQPDNTNLKLDRQTPEEYLKTVAISRLVLDNIKNFQSSWVTMGPEVGKLSLDYGCNDFGSTMIEENVVSSAGAVYKVNIESITQLIREAGKVPAQRNTRYDILRVFNDADAKIDNDFIMQN
- a CDS encoding transcriptional regulator — translated: MSVKEKVLEIIKTAGSPVSAGEVEKLSGLDRKEIDKAFKELKQENAIVSPVRCKWEAAQ
- a CDS encoding response regulator, producing the protein MSAIKILLVDDHDMVRMGLKTYLMLDPMFEVIGEAANGLKALEMLRKGWDDGLPDLVLMDLMMPVMNGAETTRAVLKEFPEMKIVILTSFLEDDLVVDAIEAGAVSYVLKTVSAEELIYALQGAYRGMPVMTSDVSQALTRGIRQRTVQGDSSGLTEREKEVLLLIAEGKTNKDIGEELHISIKTVKTHVSNLLMKCELDDRTQLAIFAHRKGWAQS
- a CDS encoding toxin-antitoxin system HicB family antitoxin, which produces MAAKKSFPLRIDPELHEALERWAGEEFRSVNGHIEYLLRESLRRAGRLPERKRREE
- the thrS gene encoding threonine--tRNA ligase translates to MAVNIKLPDGSVREYADGSSIEDVAASISSGLRKNAAAGKLNGIVVDLSTPVEEGALIEIVTLDSPEGLEVMRHSTAHLMAQAVRRLFGAKEVFLGVGPVIEDGFYYDMDLEHPLNPEDLVKIEKEMERIINENLPIVRKEVSRKDALEIFGELGDPYKLELIEALPEDSVISIYEQGEFFDLCRGPHVPSTSKIKVFKLMNVAGAYWRGDSKNKMLQRVYGTAWIKKAQLDEHLRLLEEAKKRDHRKLGKELEIFTFNNLVGQGLPIWLPRGAKLRSILERYIVDLEASLGYQHVYTPVLGNVELYKTSGHWEHYQDDMFPKMTIDTEEFVLRPMNCPHHMMIYKSSMHSYRDLPIRIAELGIQHRYEMSGALTGLHRVRSMTLNDAHIFCRLDQIKGEFTRVIELIKQVYSDFGIHDYRFRLSYRDPKDTEKYFQNDEMWETAQRMLREVVEEAGLPFYEAEGEAAFYGPKLDVQIKTVLGKEETLSTAQIDFLLPERFELEYVGDDGQKHRPVVLHRGILGTMERFVAFLLENFAGALPLWLSPQQVKVIPVSTAFDDYAKEVTDKLRRRGISADADLRNEKLGYKIREAQLEKLPYMFVVGENEMNAGTVAIRKRGEGDIGAKPLQEVIESLVEEIAGRVIS
- a CDS encoding PLP-dependent transferase is translated as MDEKLRIESRLAQIGSQEDPATGAVNYPIYQSTAFRHPRLGQSTGFDYIRTKNPTRSVLENVSAELESGDAGFACSSGMAALQTVFALFSQGDHLIVSLDLYGGTYRLLERILSRFGITASYVDTNDLNALEEVRLPNTKAVFIETPTNPLMMITDIEAVCTWASQHKLLTIVDNTLLTPFFQRPIELGADIVVHSATKYLGGHNDVLAGLIVTKGEALSAEMAILHNSIGAVLSPSDSYQLMRGMKTLALRMERHESNALALAHYLMDHDAIAEVFHPGLPDHPGYDVQNRQSSGNTGIFSFKVKDARYVEPLLRHIRLIAFAESLGGVESLMTYPAVQTHADIPVEIRDAVGVDDRLLRFSVGIEHLNDLINDLGQALEAAQAEVEEAVAQQ
- a CDS encoding sensor histidine kinase; protein product: MGPLFKNTKWVLQIYFLLSGVVAAALIYAGSCLGYIKVIDYRMWLYLCAGIIVFTIVLGYMASQRIQRRIDHIDLNMLQVAKGNLSVRMPESDDPSFARVYHEFNVMMDTVENKMKLLQRLGEQEVIEKEKAAESAVLEERRRMARDLHDTVSQQLFAIHMSASSLPKVLERNEAHGKTVMDQLITMSQMAQKQMRALIAQLRPVELEGRNLFEALEKWFPDYCRQNGLKGMKELELQGELSEAIEHQLFLIIQEAMANIVKHAGARIVSLSLREASRQVVLSISDDGHGFELMQNKHGSYGLITMRERAEKLGGQVEIISRKGAGTTIRVHIPKFVQEEKVPVAAVAVRKDGEEEAL
- a CDS encoding SPFH domain-containing protein; translated protein: MKEKILHPVSGFWVIALFIVCLGGGIYGASQEYVIVPLILIFIATVLLTSITIVQPNKAVVVTFFGQYVGTIATSGMWAVTPFSIRKTISLRVRNFNSVKLKVNDVEGNPIEIAAVIVFKVINSAKALFDVDKYMAFVEIQSETALRHVASKYPYDNFNETGMSLRANADEIAKELAVELQDRLSLSGVEVIEARLTHLAYSTEIASTMLQRQQASAILSARQIIVEGAVGMVDMAIRKLKEDGVVELDEERKAAMINNLMVAIVSERGASPIINAGSLY
- a CDS encoding 3D domain-containing protein: MNKMGIWQRLWCVMVTITLLLAASGVYANSEGQETKPLASGQIIRKQSSTITAMNTPQYKSLTTMAGSPGNTITTQGLAASHDTVKAKPAATKSPQPVSSPKPKATSTANKSSVSKTPISIPVAAPGPEQIIRTMKVTATGYTAGYESTGKNPNHPEYGITYSGVKVRRDKNALSTIAADPKVLPMGSILYIPGYGYAVVADTGSAIKGRKIDLYFATIKQVYKEWGKKTVEVQLIKRGSGKCTEVMLKDLSKAIKTYNAVPQSVLEEII
- the liaF gene encoding cell wall-active antibiotics response protein LiaF, with product MKRRLTSQIIGGLVLIGIGAIFLLRQLGYTDFSIGYVFSNFWPVILIAMGVKRLLGTEDYGSKGSSFISGIFFLAMGVFFLGRNLGWFDLSAGDFFRMFIPVMLIGGGLYVIFKPRHSGPPMPPVPPAPSYYPPGNPGKDPLDVEPPKPLESTLDEQFEQKFGKPAGNVDSTSGRKTDWESYLSKDQATDDPELHSTGESRWREKRERHERRHQERMERHARRHHDHWNEEYNGNDDKDSTNRSAFIGDIHMGREHFQLKNTNLSQFIGDTVLDLTNAQIPYGETKINISAFVGDIKVYIPNDMDLGISVNSSSFIGDMQVLEQTRSGFMSNAQFRTPYYKEAGKKIRITVSAFIGDIKVKTVG
- the metA gene encoding homoserine O-acetyltransferase MetA — translated: MPIKIPDSLPAKEVLSGENIFVMDESQAFHQDIRPLRIAILNLMPTKETTETQLLRLIGNSPLQVDVVLLHPSSHTSKNTSAEHLESFYKTFDEISERRFDGLIVTGAPVEQMDFEDVNYWEELKKIFEWSKQNVTSTMHICWAAQAGLYHHFGVRKESLDEKCFGVFPHTVTSNNVKLLRGFDELFHVPHSRHTDVSRADIEAIPELQILAESEEAGIYLVATHDGKQIFVTGHSEYDPFSLKWEYDRDVAKGMEVPLPKHYYPKDDPQRTPPAVWRAHANLLFANWLNYYVYQETPYDIGPMI